The following DNA comes from Curtobacterium sp. 9128.
CCTGTCCATGTACTACTTCGGCAAGGGCAAGGCGACGGAAGCCGCTGGCCGCGACGTCCCGCTCACCACGAACGACGTGCCGGAGTCCGGAGAGGTCCAGGCGCGGTTCGACGAGACCTGGGGGTACGAGCAGTCACAGTCGCGTGGCGACTTCTACGACCGCTTCGCCGTCGGGCACGACCGCCCGATGCTCCTCGACACCGGGGCGCTCTACGACCACTCGCTGCAGGGTGCCGCGGAGCTCGACGTCAAGCAGGGGTGGTGGCGACAGGTCTTCACGGCGCTCGAGGACCGACCGCTCATCCGGGGTGTGACCTTCCTCGAGACCAACCGTCGGGAGCCAGAGGCCGGCAACCGCGTGGCCGACTGGCGCGACACGGCCGTACCGGGCATCGCCGGGTCGTTCCGCACGGACCTGCGGGCCGCGGACCGGTTCGTGTTCGGTCCGGTCACCGAACGGGTGACCCCGCAGGACGGCAACGCAGCGACGAACCAGCAGCTCGACACCGGCGGTGACCAGATGGCGTGGATCGTCTGGTGCGCCGTCGCACTGGCGATCGTGTTCCTGCTGAGCGGGGTGTTCGGCAGGCTGCTGCCGAGCTGGCGGTACCCCGACGACGGCAAGCCGGGGCGCGACCTGCGGCTCGACCTGTTCCGCGGGTTCATCATCCTGGCGGTCGTGATCACGCACATCGAGATCGGCGGCCCGTACTCGTACATCACCTTGCACGCCGTCGGAGCGATCACCGGCGCGGAGATGTTCGTGTTCCTGTCCGGCATGGTCCTCGGCATGACGTACCCGCTGGCGATCAAGAAGTTCGGCGAGTGGGTGGCCGCGGTCGGCGCGTGGAAGCGTGCGCGCAAGCAGTACCTCGTCACGCTGGCGGTGATCGCGGTCGTCTTCGCGCTGAGCTTCGTGCCGTTCCTGAACACCGATGCGATCACGACGTTCACGGACCGGGGGACCGGCACCGGCGGCGTCGGCGCAGAGGGGCGCGTCTACGACCTCTACCCGAACGCGATGCAGCTGCTCGCCTACCCGCCGCCCTGGTACGCGATCCGGCAGTTCCTGCTGCTCGAGATGGGCCCGTGGCCGTTCAACATCATGGGGCTCTTCGTGGTGCTGAGCCTGTTCATCCCGCCGCTGCTCTGGGTGATCCGCCGCGGCTTCTGGTGGGCGGTGCTCCTCGTCAGCTGGGCGCTGTACGTCTTCCAGGCCCTCGTTCCGGCGTTCCAGCCGCTGCACTCGCAGTTCGAGTCCGTCTTCCCGCTGCTCACCTGGCAGGTCGTGTTCACCCACGGGCTGGTGCTCGGCTACTACCGGCGGCAGATCGTCGGCGCGCTGACCGGTCGGCTCGGCAAGGTCCTCGTCGGGATCGGGATCTGCGGCTACGCCGGGTTCCTGGTCTACGTCTGGGCGGCGAACCACCTCGGGTTCACGCCCGTGCCGTTCCCCGCGTCGATGTACGACGACCTGTACAACACCGCGTACCAGCGCGTCGACCTGCAGTGGGGCCGACTGGTCGACATCGCGTTCTTCGCCGTCGTCTCGTACGCGATCCTCACGGTGTTCTGGAAGCCGATCGCGGCGGCCATCGGGTGGCTGTGGATCCCGATCGGACAGGCGAGCCTCTACGTGTTCGTCTGGCAGGTGTTCTTCGCGCTGGCGATCGCGTCGATCCCCGGTGTCGACTGGGGCAACGCCTGGATCGGCTTCGCGACCCACTCGGCGCTGATCCTGCTCGCCTGGTACATGGTCCGCAAGAAGTTCCTGTTCAGCGTGATCCCGCGTTGACGCCCGCCCTGGTGCGGTCCGCGGGCGGTCGAATCGCGCGTAGTGGGTCGAATCGCGCGTAGGCGGTCGGAACGTTCGACCACCTACGCGCGATTCCGCCTCCCATCGCGCCCGCCATGGGTCGGAACGCACGTGCGTGACGGACGGGAGGCACGGTGCCAGCCGGCACCGTGCCTCCTGTCCGTCGGCGATCAGCGCTGCCGCGTGGTCTCCGTGAAGAGGTCGTCGAAGAGCCCGGGTTCGTCCGTCTGCTCCTCGCCGAACTTCCACTTGCGGCGCATGCGCCGGAACGTCGTGATGCGGACCGGCTCGATGCCCGGCTCGGTGTCGTAGCTGCTCATGGTCCTTCCGCTCCTCATCCGTTCCCCGTCTGCATCCCCGCGGCGAGGCTACGTCGCCGCGCTGCGGGCCGACCGGATTTAGGTAGAAGAATTACCTTGTTGCGCTCCGTGGACAATCAGACGAGCCGAGGGCACTGCTCCCTCTACTCTGCCGTTCAGGGCCTGGGGGCGCCGCCGTCGAGCGCCGTGATCACGCGCTCGATGATGCGCACGAACTTGGCCCTGTCCCGATCCGAGAAGGAGGCCATCAGCTCGTGCAGATGCTCGTTCGTGCTGTCCATGGCGATTGCGTAGCGTGCTCGGCTGGTGTCCGTCAGCTCGATGAGCCGGCTGCGTCCGTCCTCCGGGTTCGGTCGTCGCTGCAGGTGTCCGGACCGCTCGAGCCGGTCGACCGCCGTGGTCACCGCGGGGCCCGTGATGCCGAGGTGGCTCGACAGGTCCTTCACGCGGACGGGACGCCCCGCGGACTCGGCGCGGGACACGAACTGCACCACCGTGAGGTCGACGCCGGAG
Coding sequences within:
- a CDS encoding MarR family transcriptional regulator, with protein sequence MTGSETDLDAALTRLEATATSLRLRLRDHMGVSGVDLTVVQFVSRAESAGRPVRVKDLSSHLGITGPAVTTAVDRLERSGHLQRRPNPEDGRSRLIELTDTSRARYAIAMDSTNEHLHELMASFSDRDRAKFVRIIERVITALDGGAPRP
- the opgC gene encoding OpgC domain-containing protein, yielding MLVRTVAVLVASASLLIGGALPAQAVTASTPAQPATGKTWFGPDLDWGADAPDGYEGRLGATPSSYGVEIDYPIDRSAERELLRSTRAAATQGATLVVSLEPDVSLRSLTTADARHANELLQEIHRQYDTTVLVRFAPQMNGTWVRWGQQPTQFVTAFRTLAAQVHAGSSDAAMVWSPSYGAGYPFGESAGRLQDLSATDVSKLDTNGDGQLTAADDPYEPYWPGDASVDWVGLSMYYFGKGKATEAAGRDVPLTTNDVPESGEVQARFDETWGYEQSQSRGDFYDRFAVGHDRPMLLDTGALYDHSLQGAAELDVKQGWWRQVFTALEDRPLIRGVTFLETNRREPEAGNRVADWRDTAVPGIAGSFRTDLRAADRFVFGPVTERVTPQDGNAATNQQLDTGGDQMAWIVWCAVALAIVFLLSGVFGRLLPSWRYPDDGKPGRDLRLDLFRGFIILAVVITHIEIGGPYSYITLHAVGAITGAEMFVFLSGMVLGMTYPLAIKKFGEWVAAVGAWKRARKQYLVTLAVIAVVFALSFVPFLNTDAITTFTDRGTGTGGVGAEGRVYDLYPNAMQLLAYPPPWYAIRQFLLLEMGPWPFNIMGLFVVLSLFIPPLLWVIRRGFWWAVLLVSWALYVFQALVPAFQPLHSQFESVFPLLTWQVVFTHGLVLGYYRRQIVGALTGRLGKVLVGIGICGYAGFLVYVWAANHLGFTPVPFPASMYDDLYNTAYQRVDLQWGRLVDIAFFAVVSYAILTVFWKPIAAAIGWLWIPIGQASLYVFVWQVFFALAIASIPGVDWGNAWIGFATHSALILLAWYMVRKKFLFSVIPR